A stretch of the Nitratifractor salsuginis DSM 16511 genome encodes the following:
- a CDS encoding chloride channel protein has translation MQIPDRPLPFRILGLGILVGLSSGLAISFYVLLTEAVTHLFYGPDPLVDTRKLPLWYLYLVPTAAILLVQRLIALDPSVREYGVAEIAQAVQENRYTITLKGLVLKIIASVLSLASGFNVGNEGPSAAIGAMIAYRFNRLFHLPGKFVTLIISLGASSGIAAVFVSPVTGITFALENIAYEFLNRRMGPIILGASLAFGVAYLFLKPLVFHYSIGRHFDYSYLLGSLLFIPVILIFLFLYLALKKWLLLFLDRFVASRAGRYRDLFFALLGGATVGTLLWQAPIAAFSGHEMVAALINGTIPISLKLLLLVVLLRILGTALAIYANAVGGLFLPLMSIGALIGYGYGEALQLYAGIPVHSYAFAAIGASVFMGVVMRLPLTAVVLALEITYDYNIIVPTAVTVVLTGFLMDRIFHIRKLAANEV, from the coding sequence ATGCAGATACCGGACCGCCCGCTCCCCTTTCGGATTCTGGGGCTCGGCATCCTCGTCGGCCTCTCCAGCGGTCTGGCCATCTCCTTTTACGTCCTGCTTACCGAGGCCGTCACCCATCTCTTCTACGGTCCCGATCCCCTCGTCGATACCCGTAAGTTGCCTCTGTGGTATCTCTACCTCGTCCCCACGGCTGCGATCCTTCTGGTCCAACGGCTCATCGCCCTGGACCCCTCCGTGCGGGAGTACGGGGTGGCCGAGATCGCCCAGGCGGTGCAGGAGAACCGCTACACCATCACCCTCAAGGGGCTCGTGCTCAAAATCATCGCCTCGGTGCTCTCCCTAGCCAGCGGTTTCAATGTGGGAAACGAGGGGCCCTCCGCCGCCATCGGCGCTATGATCGCCTACCGTTTCAACCGGCTCTTTCATCTGCCCGGAAAATTCGTAACCCTCATCATCAGCCTCGGGGCCAGCAGCGGGATCGCCGCCGTCTTCGTCTCTCCCGTCACCGGCATCACCTTCGCCCTGGAGAACATCGCCTATGAATTCCTCAACCGCCGGATGGGCCCCATCATCCTCGGCGCCTCTCTTGCCTTCGGCGTTGCCTACCTCTTCCTCAAGCCCCTGGTCTTCCACTACTCCATCGGCCGGCACTTCGATTACAGTTACCTCCTCGGCAGCCTGCTCTTCATCCCGGTGATCCTGATCTTTCTCTTTCTCTACCTGGCGCTGAAAAAGTGGCTGCTGCTCTTCCTCGACCGCTTCGTCGCTTCACGTGCGGGTCGATATCGGGACCTCTTCTTCGCCCTGCTGGGGGGCGCGACGGTGGGGACGCTACTCTGGCAAGCACCCATCGCCGCTTTTTCGGGGCACGAGATGGTCGCCGCCCTCATCAACGGCACCATCCCCATCTCCCTAAAACTTCTGCTCCTGGTCGTTCTGCTACGGATCCTGGGCACGGCCCTGGCCATCTACGCCAACGCCGTCGGCGGGCTCTTTTTGCCGCTGATGAGCATCGGCGCCCTCATCGGATACGGTTACGGAGAAGCCCTGCAGCTCTATGCCGGGATCCCGGTGCACTCCTATGCCTTCGCCGCCATCGGCGCTTCGGTCTTTATGGGTGTGGTGATGCGCCTGCCTCTAACCGCCGTGGTCCTGGCTCTGGAGATCACCTACGATTACAACATCATCGTCCCCACCGCCGTCACCGTGGTCCTGACCGGCTTTTTGATGGACCGGATCTTCCATATCCGGAAATTGGCCGCCAACGAGGTTTGA
- a CDS encoding MarC family protein, with the protein MITQLISPLIHDTIALVTILNPIAAAGIMVSMITPPTPANIRPVAARATLTVLIASLVTLFTGEFIFKLFGINVYSVKVIGGIILMMIAMNMAAGQSTKTRHTPEERAEAQEKEDISIIPLGIPILFGPGVIATIVVLDTHGRELFSPWVSYALISVAILLASLTVYLVLRNAGVISRTLGVTGMKIMTRIMGLIVGAIAAQFLIGGVKSLWMGH; encoded by the coding sequence ATGATCACGCAGCTCATCAGCCCCCTGATCCATGACACCATCGCCCTCGTCACCATCCTCAACCCCATCGCCGCGGCGGGGATTATGGTCTCGATGATCACGCCTCCCACCCCGGCCAATATCCGTCCCGTCGCCGCACGGGCCACGCTGACCGTGTTGATCGCTTCACTCGTGACCCTTTTCACCGGAGAGTTCATCTTCAAACTTTTCGGCATCAATGTCTACTCCGTCAAGGTCATCGGCGGGATCATCCTGATGATGATCGCGATGAATATGGCCGCCGGGCAATCGACCAAAACCCGACACACCCCCGAAGAGCGGGCCGAAGCCCAGGAAAAAGAGGATATCTCCATCATCCCCCTGGGAATCCCCATTCTCTTCGGCCCCGGGGTCATCGCCACCATCGTCGTGCTCGACACCCACGGCAGGGAGCTTTTCAGCCCCTGGGTCTCTTACGCCCTGATCAGCGTCGCGATCCTCCTCGCCTCCCTGACGGTCTATCTCGTGCTGCGTAATGCCGGGGTCATCAGCCGGACGCTGGGAGTCACCGGGATGAAGATCATGACCCGGATCATGGGGCTCATCGTCGGGGCGATCGCCGCCCAGTTCCTCATCGGCGGGGTCAAGAGCCTCTGGATGGGGCACTGA
- a CDS encoding DedA family protein, translated as MFVLMKYGYVALFIWSIMEGEIGLMLTGWLISQGEVFTFDKAYLVAIAGAFIGDNAVFLFGRLFEKKALHWLEKRPGRREQVVAWFQKWGSWLIVFERFIYGTHIPALLTVSMSGYSYMKFLFYDIIGILLWAAAFLSIGYFFGQQAIELILFAQKNIVLVLFVIIIFLVLFIAQKDEEEDSEKDSQ; from the coding sequence GTGTTCGTCTTGATGAAATACGGATATGTCGCCCTCTTCATCTGGAGTATTATGGAAGGGGAGATCGGACTGATGCTCACCGGATGGCTCATTTCCCAGGGGGAAGTGTTCACCTTCGACAAAGCCTATCTCGTCGCCATCGCCGGTGCCTTCATCGGGGACAATGCCGTTTTCCTTTTCGGGAGGCTCTTCGAGAAAAAAGCGCTCCATTGGCTGGAGAAACGCCCCGGCCGCCGGGAACAGGTCGTCGCCTGGTTCCAGAAATGGGGCTCCTGGCTCATCGTCTTCGAGCGTTTCATCTACGGCACCCACATCCCCGCTCTGCTCACCGTGAGCATGTCGGGCTACTCTTATATGAAGTTCCTCTTCTACGACATCATCGGCATTCTGCTCTGGGCCGCCGCGTTCCTCTCCATCGGCTACTTCTTCGGCCAGCAGGCAATCGAACTGATCCTTTTCGCCCAGAAGAATATCGTGCTGGTCCTTTTTGTCATCATCATCTTCCTGGTCCTCTTCATCGCGCAAAAAGACGAAGAGGAGGATTCAGAAAAAGATTCCCAATGA
- a CDS encoding AAA family ATPase: protein MICELGLENFTIFRGRHRIGFVPGLNVVIGENGSGKSHLLKLAYTLATAGTRSRFADTDLSERIADRLMAVFRPDILGHLVGWRESERPCHITVSFDQESFSLSFTAKSRHRLSLDRVPRSLPETVPLFLPTAEVLTGYQGFLDLAERKERAFDATYYDLAAAIDHPPTEAVDEKMSGLQRRIEGMIGGTVHREQERFYLHSPRYGKREMTLAGEGVAKLATIARLIQNGTLRPGSLLFWDEPETNLNPKLLRQVADILMSLALQGVQVLLSTHSLFLLREIEILSHRKSFAKLPSHYIALGYDAKHRLTLQESDSLEKVTPLVTLDEALSQADRYLELE, encoded by the coding sequence ATGATCTGCGAACTCGGTTTGGAGAACTTCACCATTTTTCGGGGCAGGCACCGTATCGGCTTCGTCCCGGGGCTCAATGTGGTCATCGGGGAGAACGGCTCGGGCAAGAGCCACCTTCTCAAGCTTGCCTATACCCTGGCGACCGCCGGTACGCGCTCTCGGTTTGCGGACACCGATCTTTCCGAGAGGATCGCGGATCGATTGATGGCAGTCTTTCGCCCCGATATCCTGGGCCATCTCGTGGGATGGCGGGAGAGTGAACGCCCCTGCCATATCACAGTATCCTTCGATCAAGAGAGCTTTTCGCTCAGCTTCACAGCCAAAAGCCGCCACAGGCTCAGCCTGGATCGCGTCCCCCGCTCACTCCCCGAAACGGTGCCGCTCTTCCTCCCCACGGCGGAAGTCCTCACGGGCTATCAAGGCTTTTTGGACTTGGCGGAGCGAAAAGAGCGGGCCTTCGATGCCACCTATTACGATCTGGCAGCGGCCATCGACCATCCTCCCACAGAAGCGGTCGATGAAAAAATGAGCGGGTTGCAACGCCGCATCGAAGGGATGATCGGCGGAACGGTCCACAGAGAGCAGGAACGTTTCTACCTCCACTCCCCACGATACGGCAAGCGGGAGATGACCCTGGCGGGCGAAGGGGTCGCCAAACTCGCCACCATCGCCCGGCTCATCCAAAACGGAACTTTACGCCCCGGAAGCCTGCTCTTCTGGGATGAACCCGAAACCAACCTCAACCCCAAACTCCTGCGGCAGGTCGCCGATATATTGATGTCGCTGGCTCTGCAGGGGGTCCAGGTGCTGCTCAGCACCCACAGCCTCTTTCTGCTGCGGGAGATCGAGATCCTCTCCCATCGCAAAAGCTTCGCCAAGCTGCCGAGCCACTACATCGCCCTTGGCTACGATGCCAAACACCGCCTTACCCTCCAGGAGAGCGATTCTTTGGAAAAGGTCACCCCTCTGGTGACCCTGGACGAAGCGCTCAGCCAGGCCGACCGCTATCTGGAGCTGGAGTGA
- a CDS encoding NRAMP family divalent metal transporter: MSEAQRFPATPSPFKARIRADIEKNRQRLEELGPGIITGGAGDDPAGIVTYTVVGATTGFSQLWLLLLSTPMMIAIQDMVARIAIVTGKSLPEITTAFYSKKLTVLMVTLLAIANILTIGADLNAIAVIFHIISGYPTVTFLIPITALIAYLVTFGRYATVKKVLIGLTAVLGVYILSAILARPPLLEVLENTFIPHIEPSSTWTIAALGMLGTTISPYLLFWQASEEHEEKKSVVQADEVSFDTLVGMIWSNLLAYCMIVAGAAMLYGTHAQIQDVSTLAAALEPAAGRYAFALFALGVIVSGFLAIPVLAGSTAYAVADTFGWREGMDNKVSDAKGFYIVFVGALIVGDIIDMSHALSVVDALYYSQVLDGMLIPVLIGIALLIANNRTIMGEYLPSRWSNVFAIFALLVTLALTGVMLWQWIG, translated from the coding sequence ATGTCCGAGGCCCAGCGGTTCCCCGCGACCCCTTCACCATTCAAAGCACGTATCCGAGCCGATATTGAGAAGAACCGTCAAAGGCTCGAAGAACTGGGCCCGGGCATCATCACCGGCGGCGCGGGAGACGACCCGGCGGGGATCGTCACCTATACCGTCGTGGGCGCCACAACCGGCTTCAGCCAGCTCTGGCTGCTCCTGCTCTCGACCCCGATGATGATCGCCATCCAGGATATGGTCGCCCGCATCGCCATCGTGACGGGCAAGAGCCTGCCGGAGATCACCACCGCTTTTTACTCGAAAAAGCTCACCGTCCTTATGGTCACCTTACTGGCCATCGCCAACATCCTCACCATCGGTGCCGATCTCAACGCCATCGCCGTCATCTTCCATATCATCAGCGGCTACCCCACCGTCACTTTCCTCATCCCCATCACGGCACTGATCGCCTACCTCGTGACCTTCGGGCGCTACGCTACGGTCAAAAAGGTGCTCATCGGCCTCACGGCGGTGCTGGGGGTCTATATCCTCTCGGCCATCCTGGCCAGGCCGCCGCTGCTCGAAGTCCTCGAAAACACGTTTATCCCCCATATCGAACCCTCCTCCACCTGGACCATCGCCGCGCTCGGGATGCTGGGGACCACCATCTCCCCCTATCTGCTCTTTTGGCAGGCTTCCGAAGAGCACGAAGAGAAAAAGAGTGTCGTCCAGGCGGATGAGGTGAGCTTCGATACTCTGGTAGGGATGATCTGGTCGAATCTCCTGGCCTACTGTATGATCGTCGCCGGAGCCGCCATGCTCTACGGGACCCATGCGCAGATCCAGGATGTCAGCACCCTGGCCGCCGCCCTCGAGCCGGCCGCAGGGCGCTACGCCTTCGCCCTCTTCGCTTTGGGCGTCATCGTTTCGGGTTTTCTCGCCATCCCGGTCCTGGCGGGCTCCACCGCCTATGCCGTAGCCGATACTTTCGGCTGGAGAGAGGGGATGGACAACAAGGTCAGTGACGCCAAGGGCTTCTACATCGTCTTCGTCGGCGCCCTGATCGTGGGCGACATCATCGATATGAGTCACGCCCTCTCCGTCGTCGATGCCCTCTACTACTCCCAGGTCCTCGACGGGATGCTCATCCCCGTGCTCATCGGCATCGCCCTTCTGATCGCCAACAACCGCACTATCATGGGCGAATACCTCCCCAGTCGATGGAGCAATGTCTTCGCCATTTTCGCCCTGCTGGTCACCCTTGCGCTGACCGGGGTGATGCTGTGGCAATGGATCGGCTAA
- a CDS encoding SLC13 family permease, which yields MKSDLLKRGGRTLLALLAKEWLFFIAALGLIATTVAVGHLPKVSERDLTPILLLWGFFVTLKGIENSRALCHASCRLERLPALGPSLVLIALLLGMFLTIDVALVTLVPLLFAMRLSRRNLMILLASFAAHIGAALFPFGTPQNLFIYAHYQPGLLPFLQTIAPFVLGMTILLLAAVSFAGVRRLSTLSRQPERPLKPIHTVLYLVFFLLLVLAVIGLLPWGVVLLPLLYAWLFDLESLRVDYFLLLTFVLFLALSANVHELIAPWVHRPHHIFLLAAAMSQLISNVPTTLLLQPITPYWQALLWGSNVGGFGTPIAALANLILLRLYRQYHGTIDGRFWSLFLIGNLLILAAGIGLYFLLHLIR from the coding sequence GTGAAATCGGATCTCCTGAAAAGAGGCGGAAGGACCCTGCTCGCTCTCCTCGCCAAAGAATGGCTCTTTTTCATCGCGGCGCTGGGCCTGATCGCCACGACAGTCGCCGTGGGCCATTTGCCCAAAGTCTCGGAGCGGGATCTCACACCGATCCTCCTGCTCTGGGGATTTTTCGTCACCCTGAAAGGCATCGAGAACAGCCGGGCGCTCTGTCATGCCAGTTGCCGACTCGAGAGGCTTCCGGCCCTGGGGCCCAGCCTGGTCCTCATCGCCCTGCTTCTTGGAATGTTCCTCACCATCGATGTGGCTCTGGTCACCCTCGTGCCCCTTCTTTTCGCTATGCGTCTCTCCCGCCGGAACCTGATGATCCTTCTCGCCTCCTTCGCCGCCCATATCGGTGCGGCGCTCTTCCCCTTCGGCACGCCGCAGAATCTCTTCATTTATGCCCATTACCAGCCGGGACTTCTTCCTTTCCTCCAAACCATCGCCCCCTTCGTCCTGGGGATGACGATCCTGTTACTCGCTGCGGTCTCTTTCGCCGGTGTCCGGCGGCTCTCTACGCTCTCCCGTCAGCCCGAACGCCCCCTCAAACCGATCCACACCGTCCTCTATTTAGTCTTTTTCCTTCTGCTGGTCCTGGCGGTGATCGGTCTTCTTCCCTGGGGGGTCGTTCTCCTGCCGCTGCTTTATGCCTGGCTCTTCGACCTCGAGAGTCTCCGTGTGGATTATTTCCTGCTCCTGACTTTCGTGCTCTTTCTGGCCCTCTCTGCCAATGTGCACGAGCTGATCGCCCCCTGGGTCCATCGGCCCCATCACATCTTTCTCCTCGCCGCAGCTATGAGCCAGCTGATCAGCAACGTTCCAACCACGCTGCTCCTTCAGCCGATCACCCCCTATTGGCAAGCCCTGCTCTGGGGCAGTAACGTCGGAGGCTTCGGCACCCCGATCGCCGCGCTGGCCAATCTCATTCTCCTGCGCCTCTACCGCCAATATCACGGAACGATCGACGGGAGGTTCTGGTCCCTCTTTCTCATCGGGAACCTTCTGATTCTCGCTGCCGGGATCGGCCTCTACTTTCTCCTCCATCTCATCCGATGA
- a CDS encoding cation:proton antiporter — MSYESAILILFVVASIVAVAARRINLPYTIALMAVGIGLGALHLLNAPHLTQQLLYDIFLPPLIFEAAIHLKAEDLRRDFWPIATLVVPGVIFSTLATAAVMIPISQHIPHLHGLNWAVGILFGAAVAATDPVAVVALFKRLGVPQRLRILVESESLLNDGTAIVIFMIAWSYVHGDLSTPSDAALEFFRVVGLGLIVGTIVGFLTAVAMQNLDDAMIVITLTTVAAYGSFLIAEHLNVSGVMSTVAAGLVVGQRGFANTLFPSIRLSTESFWEYIAFAMNSLIFLLMGLAIDLKMLWDLWPFVLLAYFAMMVARFVIVTGTWAIFYPTKERFPFNWALILGWGGLRGALSMVLALSLPDSFIYKNLIVTLVFGVVLLALFIQGLSMAPVLRGLGLVSPISEIREYEKLKTEITLLHNTMDRIDRLRKRHMISAQSAQALEDAFQKQIDTVLQKLQKATPDKEALLKEELLRTKRRLLMDQKNDLLELYRNGTIDYLTYETVKNELDGEIFALENEGA; from the coding sequence ATGAGCTACGAGAGTGCGATCCTCATTCTCTTCGTCGTCGCGTCTATTGTCGCCGTCGCCGCACGCCGCATCAATCTTCCCTATACCATCGCCCTTATGGCCGTGGGCATCGGTCTGGGAGCATTGCATCTGCTCAACGCTCCCCACCTGACCCAACAGCTCCTTTACGACATCTTCCTGCCACCCCTGATCTTCGAAGCGGCCATCCACCTCAAGGCAGAAGATCTCCGCCGTGATTTCTGGCCCATCGCCACCCTGGTCGTTCCCGGCGTCATCTTCTCCACCCTCGCCACAGCCGCGGTGATGATCCCCATCAGCCAGCATATTCCCCATCTTCACGGGCTCAACTGGGCGGTGGGGATTCTCTTCGGCGCGGCGGTGGCGGCAACCGACCCGGTGGCCGTCGTCGCCCTTTTCAAACGCCTGGGAGTCCCCCAGCGCCTGCGCATCCTTGTGGAAAGCGAAAGCCTGCTCAACGACGGTACCGCCATCGTCATCTTTATGATCGCCTGGAGTTATGTGCACGGGGACCTCTCCACTCCGAGCGATGCTGCACTGGAGTTCTTCCGTGTAGTGGGGCTGGGCCTTATCGTCGGAACGATCGTGGGCTTTCTGACGGCAGTGGCCATGCAGAACCTCGACGACGCCATGATTGTCATCACCCTCACGACCGTGGCGGCCTACGGCTCCTTCCTTATCGCCGAGCACCTGAACGTCTCAGGGGTCATGAGCACCGTCGCCGCCGGCCTGGTGGTGGGGCAGCGGGGCTTTGCCAACACCCTCTTCCCCTCCATCCGTCTCAGCACCGAAAGCTTCTGGGAATACATCGCCTTTGCTATGAACTCCCTGATCTTTCTGTTGATGGGCCTGGCCATCGACCTCAAAATGCTCTGGGACCTCTGGCCTTTCGTTCTGCTGGCCTATTTCGCCATGATGGTGGCCCGCTTCGTCATCGTCACGGGCACCTGGGCAATCTTCTATCCCACGAAAGAGCGCTTCCCCTTCAATTGGGCCCTGATCCTGGGCTGGGGTGGATTGCGGGGCGCCCTCTCTATGGTCCTGGCCCTCTCCCTGCCCGACAGCTTCATCTACAAAAATCTCATCGTCACCCTCGTTTTCGGAGTGGTGCTCCTGGCCCTTTTCATCCAGGGGCTCAGTATGGCTCCGGTGCTGCGCGGGTTGGGATTGGTCTCCCCGATTTCGGAGATCCGTGAATATGAAAAGCTCAAGACCGAGATCACCCTGTTGCACAACACTATGGACCGTATCGACCGCCTGCGCAAGCGCCATATGATCAGCGCCCAAAGCGCCCAAGCCCTCGAAGACGCCTTCCAGAAACAGATCGATACGGTGCTGCAGAAACTCCAGAAGGCCACCCCCGACAAAGAGGCGCTGCTCAAAGAGGAGCTCCTGCGCACCAAACGCCGCCTGCTGATGGATCAGAAAAACGACCTTTTGGAACTCTACCGCAACGGCACCATCGACTACCTCACCTACGAAACGGTCAAAAACGAGCTCGACGGCGAAATCTTCGCCCTGGAAAACGAAGGGGCCTAG
- the glgB gene encoding 1,4-alpha-glucan branching protein GlgB, with protein MIHYDVTRFTETDIYLFREGTHTKLYEKFGAHFMEREGTEGVYFAVWAPHAKRVSVVGDFNHYDPRTHSLKKREDGSGIWEGFIESISQGVTYKYHIRTPYDTELYKADPFAFATERPPNSASKVWCLEGYLWEDEAWMEQRAKSSLHQAPMNIYEVHLGSWRRHLDGSYLSYEEAAEALAEYLTEMNYTHVELMPITEYPFKGSWGYQVSGYFAPTARFGTPQECMALVDRLHAAGIGVIMDWVPSHFVTDGHGLIAFDGTALYEYEDPRKGYHPEWKSAVFDYGKGEVRSFLISSAHFWLDYYHIDGIRVDAVASMLYLDYARKEGEWVPNIHGGNENLEAIEFLRMLNASCYADFPGIAMIAEESTAFPGVTRPVDAGGLGFGFKWNMGWMHDTLKYFKTDPLFRKYHHNRITFSMWYAYDENFILPLSHDEVVHMKGSLLNKMPGDTNQKFANLRALFGYMISHPGKKLLFMGGEIGQWKEWDYEDQLEWYLLENPLHAGLQSMLATLDRLYREHPALYAWDEKREGFEWINERDAERSVLSYLRRGPGEEILVVCNFADARHEGYLLPLPETSEWEPLFSTQDPQWQGWEAPPSETLQSRPEACCGREHSLRLDLPALGVLYFRRASTGEDR; from the coding sequence ATGATCCATTATGACGTGACCCGTTTCACCGAGACCGATATCTACCTCTTCCGCGAAGGGACCCATACCAAGCTCTACGAGAAGTTCGGCGCCCACTTTATGGAACGGGAAGGGACCGAGGGGGTCTATTTCGCCGTCTGGGCACCCCACGCCAAGCGTGTGAGCGTCGTCGGGGATTTCAACCACTATGACCCCCGCACCCATTCCCTGAAAAAACGGGAAGACGGCAGCGGGATCTGGGAAGGTTTCATCGAAAGCATCTCCCAGGGGGTCACCTACAAATACCACATCCGTACTCCCTACGATACGGAGCTCTACAAAGCCGACCCCTTCGCCTTTGCCACCGAGCGCCCGCCCAACTCCGCTTCGAAGGTCTGGTGCCTGGAAGGCTACCTCTGGGAGGATGAGGCGTGGATGGAGCAGCGGGCCAAAAGCTCCCTCCATCAGGCCCCGATGAACATCTATGAAGTCCACCTGGGCTCCTGGCGCCGCCATTTGGATGGCAGCTACCTGAGCTACGAAGAGGCAGCCGAGGCGCTGGCGGAGTATTTGACCGAGATGAACTACACCCACGTGGAGCTGATGCCCATCACCGAATACCCATTCAAAGGTTCCTGGGGCTATCAGGTCAGCGGCTACTTCGCTCCCACCGCCCGCTTCGGCACCCCCCAGGAGTGTATGGCCCTCGTCGACCGCCTCCACGCCGCGGGGATCGGGGTGATCATGGATTGGGTCCCCTCCCACTTCGTCACCGACGGCCACGGGCTCATCGCCTTCGATGGGACGGCTCTCTACGAATACGAAGACCCCCGCAAGGGCTACCATCCCGAGTGGAAGAGCGCCGTCTTCGACTACGGCAAGGGGGAGGTGCGCTCCTTTCTCATCTCATCGGCCCATTTCTGGCTCGACTATTACCACATCGACGGCATCCGGGTCGATGCCGTCGCCTCGATGCTCTACCTCGACTACGCCCGCAAAGAGGGAGAGTGGGTCCCCAACATCCACGGCGGCAACGAGAACCTTGAGGCGATCGAGTTCCTGCGCATGCTCAACGCCAGCTGCTACGCCGACTTCCCCGGCATTGCTATGATCGCCGAGGAGTCCACCGCCTTCCCGGGGGTCACCCGTCCGGTGGACGCGGGCGGACTCGGCTTCGGCTTCAAATGGAATATGGGCTGGATGCACGACACCCTAAAATATTTCAAGACTGACCCCCTCTTTCGCAAATACCACCACAATCGGATCACTTTCAGTATGTGGTATGCCTACGACGAAAATTTCATCCTTCCGCTTAGCCACGACGAAGTGGTGCATATGAAGGGCTCGCTGCTGAACAAAATGCCCGGCGACACCAATCAGAAGTTCGCCAACCTGAGAGCCCTCTTCGGCTATATGATCTCCCATCCGGGCAAAAAGCTCCTCTTTATGGGCGGGGAGATCGGGCAGTGGAAGGAGTGGGACTACGAGGATCAGCTGGAGTGGTATCTGCTGGAGAATCCCCTCCACGCCGGGCTTCAGAGTATGCTTGCCACCCTCGACCGCCTCTATCGGGAGCATCCCGCCCTTTACGCCTGGGATGAAAAGCGCGAAGGCTTCGAATGGATCAACGAGCGCGACGCCGAGCGCAGTGTGCTGAGCTACCTGCGCCGAGGGCCGGGAGAAGAGATCCTGGTGGTCTGCAATTTCGCCGACGCCCGCCACGAAGGGTATCTGCTCCCCCTCCCCGAAACCTCGGAATGGGAGCCCCTCTTTTCGACCCAGGATCCCCAGTGGCAGGGCTGGGAAGCCCCGCCCTCCGAGACGCTGCAGAGCCGCCCCGAAGCCTGCTGCGGGCGGGAACACTCCCTACGCCTGGATCTGCCGGCGCTGGGAGTGCTCTATTTTCGCCGAGCCTCTACCGGAGAGGACCGTTGA
- the glgA gene encoding glycogen synthase GlgA, with protein MKILFCASEMTPFAKTGGLADVAAALPKYLAKAGHEVMVVIPRYYTIDRNELDFALGNLGVPMGPLGTLWAGAYHTRHEGVDVYFIDYEEYFGRNGFYSDENGFAYPDNDRRFIFFSRAALELARALDFRPDIVHANDWHTAPQPIWLNTLLRHDPFFERTASIFTIHNLQHQGIFDKSALAYLELGEEHFNPFELEALGALNLLKGAVYHADKITTVSPTYAKEIQTPEFGFGLQDHIRAHAYKLTGILNGVDYDEWNPAHDPYLPANYDRGAMEGKAICKRELQREMGLEERDDLPLIGFVGRFAEQKGIELIAGAMPRMLHLSAQWVFLGSGEKWAEGFFSDLAGRYGQVAAYIGYSNPLSHRIEAGADLFLMPSLFEPCGLNQIYSLRYGTLPIVRAVGGLDDTIENYDPATGRGNGFKFHDPTKEALEGTVSWAVDTWLHNKEAIARMQDYAMSLRFSWERSAKEYEKVYEAALECKR; from the coding sequence ATGAAGATTCTCTTTTGCGCTTCGGAGATGACCCCCTTCGCCAAGACCGGCGGTTTGGCCGATGTGGCTGCCGCCCTGCCCAAATATCTGGCCAAGGCCGGCCACGAAGTGATGGTGGTGATCCCCCGCTACTACACCATCGATCGCAATGAACTGGACTTCGCCCTGGGGAACCTGGGCGTGCCGATGGGACCGCTGGGGACCCTCTGGGCCGGGGCCTACCATACGCGCCACGAAGGAGTGGATGTCTACTTCATCGACTACGAAGAGTATTTCGGCCGCAACGGCTTCTATAGCGACGAGAACGGCTTCGCCTATCCCGATAATGACCGGCGCTTCATCTTCTTCTCCCGGGCGGCCCTGGAGTTGGCGCGGGCTTTGGATTTCCGCCCTGATATCGTCCATGCCAACGATTGGCACACGGCTCCCCAGCCCATCTGGCTCAATACCCTGCTGCGCCACGACCCCTTCTTCGAGCGCACCGCTTCGATCTTCACCATCCACAACCTCCAACACCAGGGGATCTTCGACAAGAGTGCACTAGCCTATCTGGAGCTAGGAGAAGAGCACTTCAACCCCTTCGAGCTGGAAGCCCTGGGAGCGCTTAATCTCCTTAAAGGGGCGGTCTATCACGCCGACAAGATCACGACCGTCAGCCCCACCTACGCCAAAGAGATCCAGACGCCGGAGTTCGGCTTCGGACTGCAGGATCATATCCGTGCCCACGCCTACAAACTCACCGGCATACTCAACGGTGTCGACTACGACGAGTGGAACCCCGCCCACGACCCCTATCTGCCAGCAAACTATGATCGGGGTGCCATGGAGGGCAAGGCGATTTGCAAGCGGGAGTTGCAGCGGGAGATGGGACTTGAAGAGCGTGACGACCTGCCCCTCATCGGCTTCGTGGGGCGCTTCGCCGAGCAGAAGGGGATCGAACTGATCGCCGGGGCGATGCCTCGGATGCTCCATTTGAGCGCCCAGTGGGTCTTTCTGGGCAGCGGGGAGAAGTGGGCCGAGGGCTTCTTTTCCGATCTGGCGGGGCGCTACGGCCAGGTGGCCGCCTACATCGGCTATTCCAATCCCCTCTCCCACCGCATCGAAGCGGGGGCGGACCTCTTTTTGATGCCGAGCCTCTTCGAACCCTGCGGGCTCAACCAGATCTACTCCCTGCGCTACGGCACCCTCCCCATCGTCCGGGCCGTGGGCGGGCTGGATGACACCATCGAGAATTACGACCCCGCCACGGGCCGCGGCAACGGCTTCAAATTCCACGACCCGACCAAAGAAGCCCTGGAAGGAACCGTAAGCTGGGCGGTGGATACCTGGCTTCACAACAAAGAGGCGATCGCCCGGATGCAGGATTATGCGATGAGCCTGCGCTTCAGCTGGGAGCGAAGCGCCAAAGAGTATGAAAAGGTCTACGAGGCGGCCCTGGAGTGCAAACGATGA